The Gordonia sp. KTR9 genome contains a region encoding:
- a CDS encoding MlaE family ABC transporter permease — protein MNTGETVEADKINQFATGAPQQHSARRGGVIVKRTTSHIAEVPTRSLATLGRSADLFVSILRTAAMSVVRRRVPVQEILDQMWLLLKVTALPALLMAVPIGAEVSVEVGGLMDQVGASSLAGAASGLGVVGQGAPMAAGLLMSGAAASAIASDLGARSIREEIEAMRVMGVDPVERLVMPRFIAMMLIAPMLCVIIIAAGVAAGLVISARVTNVVPGSFWQSFSAFTSTTDLTFSIVKALLFAMIVVVIAGLRGLEAKGGPKGVANAVNASVVLSVFCIFITNLLVSQIQLMFFPTRLA, from the coding sequence ATGAATACGGGTGAAACAGTCGAAGCGGACAAGATCAACCAATTTGCAACTGGTGCTCCTCAACAGCATAGCGCTCGTCGCGGCGGGGTTATTGTGAAACGCACCACCTCTCATATAGCCGAGGTGCCGACTCGGAGTCTGGCCACCTTGGGGCGCTCCGCTGACTTGTTTGTTTCAATCCTCCGCACCGCGGCGATGAGCGTCGTGCGCCGACGCGTGCCGGTGCAAGAGATCCTCGACCAGATGTGGCTGCTCCTGAAAGTCACGGCGCTGCCGGCACTTCTGATGGCGGTGCCGATCGGAGCAGAGGTATCGGTGGAGGTCGGTGGACTCATGGATCAGGTGGGCGCGAGCTCGCTTGCGGGAGCAGCAAGCGGGCTAGGGGTTGTCGGGCAGGGTGCTCCGATGGCCGCGGGCCTCCTGATGAGCGGCGCGGCCGCATCGGCAATTGCCTCAGACTTGGGGGCCCGGTCTATTCGTGAGGAGATCGAGGCGATGCGAGTGATGGGGGTCGACCCTGTCGAACGCCTTGTCATGCCCCGCTTTATCGCGATGATGCTGATCGCGCCGATGCTGTGTGTGATCATCATCGCGGCGGGCGTCGCTGCGGGATTGGTCATTTCGGCGAGGGTGACCAATGTGGTTCCAGGCAGCTTCTGGCAGTCGTTCAGTGCTTTCACATCCACAACCGATCTCACGTTCTCGATCGTCAAAGCGTTGCTATTCGCGATGATCGTCGTTGTAATTGCCGGTCTTCGAGGCTTAGAGGCGAAGGGTGGGCCCAAGGGAGTGGCCAATGCGGTCAACGCTTCAGTGGTACTCAGTGTCTTCTGCATCTTCATTACTAATCTACTCGTCAGCCAGATTCAGCTCATGTTCTTCCCAACGAGATTGGCATGA
- a CDS encoding TetR family transcriptional regulator — MDEATTGTRAWLREAARASVREQVADRALTLFDERGFDSVTVHQLADAIGISPRSFFRYFPSKEDVVIGDPEPFGEIVRSAAAQRPADESVWTVLRRSFDPIVELTERPAYQARGLRSIRVTMSTASLRARNYEKHLSWAAMLEPVILDRMEGVRDSRLFRARALILSALSCLDAALAEWTLCEGAVPLHTLLDDAFATVHSAHGRDGDA; from the coding sequence ATGGACGAGGCGACCACAGGCACGAGAGCGTGGCTGCGTGAAGCGGCCCGTGCCTCTGTCCGAGAGCAGGTTGCCGACCGTGCGTTGACGTTGTTTGACGAGCGCGGGTTCGACTCGGTGACGGTTCACCAGCTTGCTGACGCAATCGGGATTTCACCGCGCAGCTTCTTCCGCTACTTCCCGTCTAAAGAGGATGTAGTGATCGGCGACCCCGAGCCCTTCGGCGAGATCGTTCGCAGCGCCGCGGCCCAACGCCCGGCCGACGAGTCGGTGTGGACTGTGTTGCGCCGGAGCTTCGACCCGATCGTCGAACTCACCGAGAGGCCGGCTTATCAGGCGCGTGGGCTGAGGTCCATACGGGTCACGATGAGCACTGCTTCGTTGCGCGCTCGCAACTACGAAAAACACCTCAGTTGGGCGGCGATGCTCGAGCCCGTAATTCTGGATCGGATGGAGGGTGTCAGGGACTCTCGACTGTTCAGAGCCCGAGCACTGATTCTCTCTGCGCTGTCCTGCTTGGACGCCGCGCTGGCAGAATGGACCCTCTGTGAGGGGGCGGTTCCGTTGCACACTCTCCTCGACGACGCCTTCGCCACCGTGCATTCGGCCCATGGGCGAGACGGGGATGCCTGA
- a CDS encoding TetR/AcrR family transcriptional regulator, producing the protein MASIKSGLVNSVSLRDRSEGESKSEQTRLRILDAAAHVLSVRGYARTRLTEIADIAGLQAPAIYYYFPSRDALVGEVMHLGISLTREHVADMLAALPATASATERIGAAVESHMRLVLDLSVYATASIRNAGQVPDDIRARREVEEKLYGELWNQLLKDAREEGSLRPELDLRASRMLVLGAMNWAAEWWNPKLGSLDSVVMTARALVLHGLSCEGDEESNDG; encoded by the coding sequence ATGGCGTCGATCAAGTCTGGGCTGGTCAATAGCGTTAGTTTGCGCGATCGCAGCGAAGGCGAGTCGAAGTCCGAACAGACCCGACTCCGCATTCTCGATGCGGCCGCTCATGTACTTAGTGTTCGAGGCTATGCGCGAACTCGCCTCACCGAAATCGCCGACATCGCAGGCCTGCAGGCCCCCGCCATCTATTACTATTTCCCGTCGCGAGATGCCCTAGTGGGCGAGGTCATGCACCTCGGTATCAGCCTCACGCGCGAACACGTTGCGGACATGCTGGCAGCTTTGCCCGCGACTGCGAGCGCGACAGAGCGTATCGGTGCCGCAGTCGAATCCCACATGCGTCTCGTGCTGGATCTGTCCGTGTATGCGACTGCTTCTATCAGGAACGCGGGCCAAGTACCTGATGACATTCGGGCCCGCCGCGAGGTGGAGGAAAAGCTCTACGGTGAGCTTTGGAACCAATTACTGAAAGATGCGCGCGAAGAGGGCAGTCTACGCCCCGAGCTCGATCTGCGTGCTTCTCGCATGCTTGTACTCGGCGCGATGAACTGGGCGGCTGAATGGTGGAACCCCAAGCTGGGTTCCTTGGACTCTGTCGTAATGACCGCGCGTGCACTCGTGCTGCACGGGCTGAGTTGCGAAGGTGATGAAGAGTCGAATGACGGCTGA
- a CDS encoding mycofactocin-coupled SDR family oxidoreductase: MARVAGKVAFITGAGIGQGRSHAVRLAEEGADIIITDACAPISPAVDYKAATEEDLETTKKLVEKTGQRCVSAIADVRDRSAIESALDAGIAEFGHLDIVCANAGIMTVLEHSWDATVEEVDAVIDTNLKGAWNTAVCSAKRMAEGRRGGSIILISSTAGLRGQSPYASYTGSKHGVVGLMKAFANEFAPYRIRVNTVHPTGVLTEGLGTFSERTIGVITATAAGISGGTNVLPDLDADPDADYAPVPMLMPAEISNAVLWLASEEARYVTGVSLAVDAGNTVKP; the protein is encoded by the coding sequence ATGGCAAGAGTCGCAGGGAAAGTAGCGTTCATCACCGGGGCCGGAATCGGCCAGGGCCGATCGCACGCGGTGCGACTGGCCGAGGAGGGCGCTGACATCATCATCACGGATGCGTGCGCGCCTATCAGCCCTGCGGTCGATTACAAGGCCGCAACCGAGGAAGATCTCGAAACTACAAAGAAGCTCGTTGAAAAGACGGGCCAGCGGTGCGTCAGCGCTATCGCAGACGTTCGCGATCGCAGCGCCATTGAATCGGCACTCGATGCGGGTATCGCAGAGTTCGGCCACCTCGACATCGTCTGCGCCAACGCCGGAATCATGACGGTTTTGGAGCACAGCTGGGACGCGACCGTCGAGGAAGTGGACGCCGTCATCGACACGAACCTCAAAGGCGCCTGGAACACAGCAGTGTGCTCGGCGAAACGAATGGCCGAGGGAAGGCGCGGCGGGTCGATCATCCTGATCTCATCGACTGCAGGTCTGAGGGGGCAGAGCCCGTATGCGAGCTACACCGGCAGCAAGCACGGTGTGGTCGGCCTGATGAAGGCGTTTGCGAATGAGTTTGCGCCTTACCGTATTCGAGTGAACACGGTTCATCCGACAGGCGTCCTCACTGAAGGCCTTGGCACCTTCAGTGAGCGGACGATCGGCGTCATCACCGCAACAGCTGCGGGGATCTCGGGTGGTACCAATGTGCTACCCGATCTTGATGCTGACCCGGACGCGGACTACGCACCGGTGCCGATGCTGATGCCGGCCGAGATCAGCAATGCGGTTCTCTGGTTGGCTAGCGAGGAGGCGCGTTACGTGACCGGAGTTTCGCTGGCCGTCGACGCCGGCAACACCGTCAAACCGTGA
- a CDS encoding ferredoxin, with product MRVDVDNSMCQGHGRCYMLAPEVFDMDDEGLAVVTQTEPGTEYFDAVRKAEANCPEGAVKVSGQ from the coding sequence ATGCGAGTCGATGTCGACAATTCGATGTGCCAGGGACACGGCCGGTGCTACATGCTTGCGCCCGAGGTTTTCGACATGGACGACGAAGGTCTTGCGGTGGTCACGCAGACCGAGCCCGGGACCGAGTATTTCGATGCCGTTCGAAAGGCCGAAGCGAACTGTCCCGAAGGCGCGGTCAAGGTTTCTGGCCAGTAA
- a CDS encoding AMP-binding protein, which translates to MRSRSLSWLRRASQSLDRSGSVTAPSRASSSNVRFGPRNKRERKMTSSTTDALVRENSPEIVVGTERPDVVSPATELRSRAVLDPDFEFIRSGAGKSHTFGSLDERSDAIATGLTSLGLSKGDRLAIVLPTCVEYIELIFACAKLGVIFVPLNIYLKGEFLAHQLVTSGATVIVGDAAAMRSVNNIEWAGRERPSAVRVLVGEPEDEATQGGLVAYESLAEHGSDVPAVDVAPNDLMSLMFTSGTTGLSKACKLSHAYYFQVARMYIAAEWVASGDRIMTALPLYHAGGQIAVLMSALFSRSSVTLVPTFSASNFMRQAHEEGATSIWGVAAMAAAVLAQPEAEDPDMHGQLRVAVWIPLDKDRQENFERRFGTRVVCDGYGQTEATAITLNPVSAPRQIGSLGFPASLIDVRIVDGMDNELAAGEVGEFAIRPLAPGAIFSGYWQNDAATVEATTNMWYHTGDYGRKRNDGAFEFVDRKRDALRRRGENVSSIELEASIRRHPLIDEVAVHGVPSAMAEDDIKACIVAKGEKPEPSELLEFFEQNLPYFGVPRYVEFIDSLPVNSVGRVLKHQLREVGIGADTIDLTGDRRTAGKDRRR; encoded by the coding sequence ATGCGTTCGAGAAGTTTGAGCTGGTTACGCCGGGCGAGTCAGTCTCTCGACAGGTCGGGATCAGTTACAGCTCCGTCGAGAGCGTCCTCGTCAAATGTTCGATTCGGTCCGCGGAATAAAAGAGAGAGAAAAATGACTTCGTCAACCACTGACGCGTTGGTTAGAGAGAACTCGCCGGAGATCGTCGTCGGCACCGAGCGCCCTGACGTGGTCTCACCGGCAACGGAATTGCGATCGCGCGCGGTTCTGGACCCGGACTTCGAGTTCATCCGTTCGGGAGCCGGGAAAAGCCATACCTTCGGCAGCCTGGACGAGCGATCCGACGCGATCGCGACAGGCCTGACCTCCTTGGGGTTGTCGAAGGGTGACCGACTCGCGATTGTTCTGCCGACGTGCGTCGAATACATCGAGCTCATTTTCGCCTGTGCCAAGCTCGGAGTGATCTTCGTACCGCTCAACATCTACCTCAAGGGCGAGTTTCTGGCGCATCAGCTGGTGACGAGCGGGGCCACGGTCATCGTCGGAGATGCCGCCGCGATGCGGTCGGTCAACAACATCGAGTGGGCCGGCCGCGAGCGACCATCGGCTGTTCGAGTGCTCGTAGGTGAGCCGGAAGATGAAGCCACCCAGGGTGGGCTGGTGGCTTACGAATCGCTGGCCGAACACGGTTCGGATGTCCCAGCGGTTGATGTCGCGCCGAACGATCTGATGAGCCTGATGTTCACATCGGGAACAACCGGGTTGTCGAAGGCGTGCAAGCTCTCGCATGCATACTACTTCCAGGTCGCTCGGATGTATATCGCCGCGGAGTGGGTTGCCTCAGGCGATCGCATCATGACAGCGCTACCGCTCTACCACGCCGGCGGACAGATCGCAGTGTTGATGTCAGCACTGTTCTCACGGTCGTCGGTCACATTGGTTCCGACCTTCAGCGCTTCCAACTTCATGCGACAAGCACACGAAGAAGGCGCTACGTCCATCTGGGGTGTTGCGGCAATGGCTGCAGCGGTGCTCGCGCAACCAGAGGCTGAGGACCCTGACATGCATGGCCAGTTGCGGGTAGCAGTATGGATTCCGTTGGACAAAGACCGGCAGGAGAACTTCGAGCGCCGTTTCGGTACGAGGGTTGTCTGTGACGGCTACGGCCAGACAGAGGCTACCGCCATCACCCTGAACCCGGTCAGTGCGCCGAGGCAGATTGGTTCGCTCGGATTCCCGGCGAGCCTGATCGACGTGCGGATCGTGGATGGCATGGACAACGAGCTTGCTGCCGGCGAAGTCGGGGAGTTCGCGATTCGTCCATTGGCCCCCGGAGCGATCTTCTCCGGTTACTGGCAGAACGACGCGGCCACAGTGGAAGCAACCACCAACATGTGGTATCACACCGGAGATTACGGACGGAAGCGGAACGACGGCGCTTTCGAATTCGTCGACCGCAAGCGGGATGCGCTCCGCCGCCGAGGCGAGAATGTGTCATCGATCGAGCTCGAAGCCTCGATTCGTCGCCACCCTCTCATCGACGAGGTCGCAGTCCACGGAGTGCCGTCGGCGATGGCGGAGGACGACATCAAGGCGTGCATCGTCGCCAAGGGCGAGAAGCCAGAGCCGAGCGAACTACTCGAATTCTTCGAGCAGAATCTTCCGTACTTCGGAGTTCCGCGGTATGTCGAGTTCATCGACTCCCTACCGGTGAACAGCGTCGGTCGCGTACTCAAGCACCAGCTTCGTGAAGTCGGGATCGGCGCGGACACCATCGACCTCACGGGTGATCGTCGCACGGCGGGCAAGGACCGACGTCGGTGA
- a CDS encoding cytochrome P450, producing the protein MKSADDILKSIDLHDPEQLPNMFEALHKAREGGCPFPHAEVDGGYYVATRYDDVKAIAEQPNVFSSADPAVRGLPVSLAPLDLDPPLHRDFRKFLNKYFSRNYLLRYEPDLRRIGVDLVEKIKEKLATDGQFEFVRDFAIPFTSAALARVVFATDDANVTARAVEAVEKAATEATPEAFFEIAMIAGELLAEVEAGNPEERDDVLGALVTATVEDGRPLTDGERLGVVSALLAGGLDTTRSAMSNIGYHLAANPNVEDRLRDPDWWKSDLDEFLRLEPTVSFMARTVTEDVTVNGQEFAKGDRVVLHYLSANRDQSHFDDADELVFDRLSSPHVAFGVGIHRCLGSHFARLQLDIAFDVLLDAFEKFELVTPGESVSRQVGISYSSVESVLVKCSIRSAE; encoded by the coding sequence GTGAAATCAGCTGACGACATCCTGAAGTCGATTGATCTGCACGATCCTGAACAGCTTCCAAACATGTTCGAGGCGCTACACAAGGCTCGCGAAGGTGGGTGTCCGTTCCCTCATGCCGAGGTTGACGGAGGCTATTACGTGGCGACACGTTACGACGACGTCAAAGCGATTGCTGAACAGCCCAACGTTTTCAGTAGTGCGGATCCCGCGGTGCGCGGTCTACCAGTCAGTCTCGCGCCGCTCGATCTCGATCCCCCTCTTCACCGTGACTTCCGCAAATTCCTGAACAAGTATTTTTCTCGGAATTATCTCCTTCGCTACGAGCCCGATCTCCGACGAATCGGTGTCGACTTGGTCGAGAAGATCAAAGAAAAGCTTGCAACCGACGGCCAATTCGAATTCGTGCGTGATTTCGCGATTCCGTTCACATCTGCGGCGCTTGCACGCGTCGTCTTTGCGACCGACGACGCCAATGTCACAGCGCGAGCCGTCGAGGCCGTAGAGAAGGCTGCAACCGAGGCCACGCCGGAAGCATTCTTCGAGATTGCGATGATCGCCGGCGAACTTCTCGCGGAGGTAGAAGCCGGTAACCCGGAGGAGCGCGACGATGTGCTCGGGGCACTGGTCACGGCCACCGTCGAGGACGGACGACCACTGACCGATGGTGAACGCCTCGGTGTGGTATCAGCTTTGCTGGCAGGTGGCCTCGATACCACCCGTAGCGCGATGTCGAACATCGGCTACCACCTCGCAGCCAATCCGAATGTCGAAGACCGCCTGCGTGATCCGGATTGGTGGAAGTCCGATCTCGACGAGTTCCTGCGACTCGAACCCACAGTGTCCTTTATGGCACGAACCGTCACGGAAGATGTCACTGTCAACGGACAGGAGTTCGCCAAGGGTGACCGGGTTGTGCTCCACTACCTGTCGGCAAACCGCGACCAGAGTCACTTCGATGATGCGGATGAACTCGTCTTCGACCGACTGAGCAGCCCGCACGTGGCCTTCGGCGTCGGCATCCACCGCTGCCTCGGATCCCACTTCGCGCGACTGCAACTCGATATCGCCTTCGACGTCCTTCTCGATGCGTTCGAGAAGTTTGAGCTGGTTACGCCGGGCGAGTCAGTCTCTCGACAGGTCGGGATCAGTTACAGCTCCGTCGAGAGCGTCCTCGTCAAATGTTCGATTCGGTCCGCGGAATAA
- a CDS encoding aldo/keto reductase: MHKRTLGSQGLETSALGYGAMGISIAYGSGDADEGIAAIRKAHELGVTLFDTAEMYGWGENERIVGRAVKGFRDDITLATKFGFTRDYGFDSRPEHIREVAESSLRYLQVDHIDVLYQHRVDPNVPIEDVAGTVKELIEVGKVKYFGLSEAGSETIRRAHAVQPVSVLQTEYSLFERDVEILFPTLTELGIGFVPYSPLGRGFLTGTAVPADQYDETDMRRTDPRWQPGNFEKNVEATRKLTEFAATKGSTVAQLALAWLLAQGDHIVPIPGTRKSHRVAENAVAADLHLTAADLSRIDDILPAGGFGARYAAGSMPSWN; encoded by the coding sequence TTGCACAAGCGAACACTCGGATCACAGGGCCTTGAGACGTCGGCACTCGGGTACGGGGCGATGGGAATATCGATCGCCTACGGTTCAGGAGACGCAGACGAGGGCATTGCGGCGATCCGCAAAGCACATGAACTCGGAGTGACCCTCTTCGACACCGCCGAAATGTATGGCTGGGGTGAGAACGAGAGGATCGTGGGTCGCGCAGTCAAAGGCTTTCGCGATGACATCACGCTCGCAACAAAGTTCGGCTTCACGCGCGACTATGGATTCGACAGTCGCCCTGAGCACATTCGCGAGGTGGCCGAGAGCAGTCTGCGATACCTGCAAGTCGATCATATAGACGTGCTCTACCAGCACCGAGTCGATCCAAACGTTCCCATCGAGGACGTCGCCGGCACCGTCAAAGAACTCATCGAAGTCGGAAAAGTGAAGTACTTCGGGCTCAGCGAGGCCGGATCCGAAACAATCCGACGAGCCCACGCCGTGCAGCCGGTGTCGGTGCTACAGACCGAATACTCGCTATTCGAACGCGACGTCGAGATCCTGTTCCCCACCCTGACGGAACTCGGGATCGGATTCGTCCCCTACTCACCCCTGGGACGTGGATTTCTCACCGGCACAGCGGTGCCCGCAGACCAATACGACGAGACCGACATGCGACGAACAGATCCGCGCTGGCAGCCAGGAAACTTCGAGAAGAACGTCGAAGCGACACGCAAACTCACCGAATTCGCCGCCACGAAGGGAAGCACTGTTGCTCAGTTGGCCCTCGCGTGGCTGCTCGCCCAAGGCGACCACATAGTGCCGATCCCTGGCACCCGCAAGTCACACCGAGTCGCCGAGAACGCCGTCGCTGCTGACCTGCACCTCACCGCCGCCGACCTTAGCCGCATCGACGACATCCTCCCGGCAGGCGGATTTGGGGCCCGATACGCCGCAGGAAGCATGCCCAGCTGGAACTGA
- a CDS encoding FAD-dependent oxidoreductase, with amino-acid sequence MAHVITRSCCSDASCVPVCPVNCIHPTPEEPGYETAEMLYIDPDACIDCGACVDVCPVTAIVADFDLTEVTEPYERINAAYYGGPGIAATDTAPSPGGRTMQAASSGQPLPLRVAIVGSGPAGMYAAEDLVLRRDVRAEVNVFERLPMPWGLVRYGVAPDHQDTKAVTTTFARTAARASVTMFLNVEIGEHISHSELLDHHDAVIYAVGAGSSRSLGIEGEQLPGSHGASDFVAWYNGHPYAASKQFDLSGERAVIIGNGNVAIDVARLLLSEPEILERTDMARHAVRAISDSEITEVQVIARRGPDVAAFTYSELLALSQRRDFDTLVDLSVEEIDEYFTRAESAEADHATLAKLALLRELAARDEEPGRKRILLRFNTRPVEIYGETSVEGVRLTTNHSMQASDSQEQNVSCCLVLRSIGYQGESIKNLPADPVTKVLKNTGGVVDATEDGVSEGVYAVGWIKRGPKGVIGTNKKCSQNTVERLIDNHKNGLHTDPIGSQADLVDLVSERQPNWLRMSDADRIDGHERAAGRSQGCPRIKIVDVDEMVEVAQSATAVLTRR; translated from the coding sequence GTGGCTCACGTCATCACGCGCTCGTGCTGCAGTGATGCTTCGTGCGTGCCGGTTTGCCCGGTCAACTGCATCCATCCGACGCCGGAGGAACCGGGGTACGAGACCGCGGAAATGCTGTATATCGATCCCGACGCTTGTATTGACTGTGGCGCTTGTGTCGATGTGTGCCCGGTGACGGCGATCGTGGCCGATTTCGATCTCACTGAGGTCACCGAGCCTTACGAGCGGATCAATGCCGCGTACTACGGCGGCCCGGGTATCGCGGCGACCGACACCGCTCCGTCGCCAGGAGGTAGGACGATGCAGGCCGCATCGAGCGGCCAGCCTCTGCCTTTGCGCGTTGCGATCGTCGGCTCGGGGCCAGCGGGTATGTACGCCGCCGAGGATCTGGTGCTCCGCCGCGACGTGCGAGCAGAAGTGAACGTGTTCGAGCGGTTGCCGATGCCTTGGGGGCTTGTGCGCTACGGGGTGGCCCCAGATCATCAGGACACCAAGGCGGTTACCACGACGTTCGCGCGCACCGCTGCTCGCGCCTCGGTCACGATGTTTCTCAATGTTGAGATCGGCGAACACATCAGTCATAGCGAACTTCTTGATCATCATGACGCAGTCATTTACGCGGTTGGGGCGGGGTCCTCTCGATCTCTTGGAATCGAGGGCGAGCAACTGCCGGGAAGCCACGGAGCGTCTGACTTCGTCGCCTGGTACAACGGGCACCCGTATGCCGCTTCCAAGCAGTTCGATCTATCGGGCGAGCGCGCGGTGATAATCGGCAATGGGAATGTAGCGATCGATGTTGCGCGCCTGCTTCTCTCTGAACCAGAAATACTCGAGCGCACAGACATGGCTCGCCACGCCGTCCGAGCGATATCAGACAGCGAAATCACCGAGGTTCAGGTCATCGCTCGACGAGGGCCAGATGTAGCAGCCTTCACATACTCGGAACTGCTGGCGCTGAGTCAGCGCCGGGACTTTGACACGTTGGTGGACCTGTCGGTCGAGGAAATCGACGAGTATTTCACTCGGGCCGAGTCAGCAGAGGCCGACCACGCAACTCTCGCCAAGCTCGCGTTGTTGCGCGAGTTGGCGGCGCGTGACGAAGAACCAGGACGAAAGCGAATCTTGCTCCGGTTCAACACCCGGCCGGTCGAGATATATGGCGAGACCAGCGTTGAGGGAGTTCGGCTCACGACTAACCACTCCATGCAGGCGAGTGACTCTCAAGAGCAGAATGTTTCGTGCTGTTTGGTGCTCCGCTCAATCGGATACCAAGGCGAATCGATTAAAAACCTGCCGGCCGATCCCGTCACCAAAGTTCTGAAGAACACCGGTGGTGTTGTAGACGCCACTGAGGATGGGGTATCAGAGGGCGTGTACGCGGTCGGATGGATAAAGCGGGGCCCAAAGGGCGTGATCGGGACCAATAAAAAGTGCTCGCAAAACACCGTTGAACGACTGATCGACAACCACAAGAATGGACTGCATACGGATCCGATTGGTTCACAAGCAGACCTCGTGGATCTAGTTTCAGAGCGACAGCCGAACTGGCTGCGCATGTCCGATGCAGACCGGATCGACGGTCATGAGCGGGCGGCCGGGCGTTCGCAAGGATGTCCGCGAATCAAAATCGTCGATGTCGATGAGATGGTCGAGGTGGCACAAAGTGCCACAGCAGTGCTTACCCGCAGATGA
- a CDS encoding aldehyde dehydrogenase family protein: MQMILGGETVKSAATFEVLNPATGEVYAHAPECTAEQLDLAMSAASDAQKTWAADETLRREKLQEFSGAMMDAAPEIAEILAEENGKTLDLGGVEALTGAAWLDYFANFERETVVVRDDDDAHTEVVRRPLGVVSAITPWNVPVAMAFFKIAPALRAGNTIVLKPSPFTPMSSLRVGEIANEILPPGVLNVVTGGDELGAMMTKHPVPRKVSFTGSVAAGKLVYQSAAADLKRVTLELGGNDAAILLDDANPAEIAEALFWGAFFNNGQGCILIKRLYVPESLHAETVEALAEIAKNVVVGDPTAEETQLGSLANDPQLRRVTDLVDRSLSEGATAVTGGKPVEGAGAFYEPTIMTNAWDGMPIVDEEQFGPVLPVIPYQNLEDVVSTVNRGMYGLGGSVWSADPERAEAIATTLEVGTAWVNSHAVLSTDAPFGGVKWSGLGIEHGHWGLDDFSAIQVVHRNKGVSRPGAL, from the coding sequence ATGCAGATGATCCTCGGCGGCGAAACCGTCAAGAGCGCAGCTACTTTCGAGGTGCTGAATCCAGCAACCGGCGAGGTATATGCCCACGCCCCGGAGTGCACAGCCGAGCAACTGGACTTGGCGATGTCCGCTGCGTCGGACGCTCAGAAGACATGGGCGGCCGACGAGACCTTGCGGCGCGAGAAGTTGCAAGAATTCTCCGGGGCGATGATGGATGCCGCACCCGAGATCGCCGAGATTCTCGCAGAGGAGAATGGTAAGACCCTCGACCTCGGCGGGGTCGAGGCGCTGACGGGGGCGGCTTGGCTGGACTACTTCGCCAACTTCGAGCGTGAAACCGTGGTCGTCCGAGACGACGATGATGCGCATACCGAGGTAGTGCGACGACCACTCGGGGTGGTATCCGCGATCACGCCTTGGAATGTTCCGGTGGCGATGGCCTTCTTCAAGATCGCGCCCGCACTGCGAGCGGGAAACACGATAGTTCTCAAGCCTTCACCGTTCACGCCCATGTCCTCGTTGAGAGTCGGTGAGATCGCCAACGAGATCCTACCTCCCGGCGTTCTCAACGTCGTGACCGGCGGGGACGAGCTCGGGGCGATGATGACCAAGCACCCGGTGCCGCGCAAGGTGTCCTTCACGGGTTCGGTTGCCGCGGGCAAGCTCGTCTACCAGTCAGCTGCTGCCGATTTGAAGCGGGTCACGCTCGAACTCGGTGGCAATGACGCCGCGATACTGCTCGACGATGCGAACCCTGCTGAAATCGCGGAAGCACTATTCTGGGGTGCGTTCTTCAATAACGGACAGGGTTGCATCCTGATCAAACGCTTGTACGTACCGGAATCACTCCACGCTGAGACGGTCGAAGCGCTCGCCGAGATCGCCAAGAACGTGGTGGTGGGCGATCCGACTGCAGAAGAGACGCAACTGGGCTCGCTGGCGAACGATCCTCAACTGCGACGTGTGACCGATCTCGTTGATCGCAGCCTCTCCGAAGGAGCCACCGCTGTGACCGGGGGCAAGCCGGTGGAAGGCGCGGGAGCATTCTACGAGCCGACGATTATGACCAACGCCTGGGACGGCATGCCGATTGTCGATGAGGAGCAGTTCGGCCCAGTGCTTCCAGTGATTCCGTATCAGAACCTCGAGGACGTCGTGTCTACGGTGAATCGGGGCATGTACGGGCTGGGCGGATCGGTCTGGTCGGCTGATCCCGAACGCGCTGAGGCAATTGCGACGACGCTTGAGGTTGGAACGGCGTGGGTGAACTCACACGCGGTCTTGTCCACCGACGCGCCGTTCGGCGGCGTCAAATGGAGTGGTCTCGGAATTGAACACGGGCACTGGGGGCTCGACGACTTCTCCGCGATTCAGGTGGTGCACCGCAACAAGGGCGTGTCCAGGCCGGGCGCGCTCTGA